From Streptomyces asiaticus, one genomic window encodes:
- a CDS encoding PucR family transcriptional regulator, producing MALSVAAALQLEVFSRTTVRVYAGEKNLGHTIRWVHPVEIPDIGQFLTGGELLLTAGLGAGRTASEQRRYIREVSAAGASALVIELSGRAFTTMPPAMIDEAERLGFPLIGLADELPFVEVSAQVHELIADERNSDLVAFERLNADFIQLLLASRNHVSFAEALAHNVGSPVVLEDTDHQVVAYAGGTTETDLLMRNWGLHARMAHQAGTPGGQHNKSSMVQSHDEPGCTRRMIVLRGEAWGWIHVFHGDGELTGVHAYALDRAADTIAIALLGDRESGVRASHRQSSLINRLLLGDITGEQFVDRALRVGRDLRDRPLAVVVLCKEPDSDGVAEAALEPALKSLKAPAVVADIGDHVLAVVGLTKQLSAQQLADELDTRGARAGVSRSGPARRLADAARQARTAASVAATREKPTALHFDRLGVLRLLVALAEGPELRRYVDDELGPLLRHDATEANPLLPTLRAYLAADGNKSRAAETLFIQRRTLYYRIERLNSLLGRSVDDPEVRGGLSLALRALDLVESGQQLQPPGPTRRT from the coding sequence ATGGCTCTGTCAGTAGCAGCCGCCTTGCAGCTGGAGGTATTCAGCCGCACCACCGTCCGCGTATACGCGGGCGAGAAGAACCTGGGCCATACGATCCGCTGGGTCCACCCGGTGGAAATCCCCGACATCGGTCAGTTCCTGACCGGTGGCGAGCTGCTCTTGACCGCCGGCCTGGGTGCCGGCCGGACCGCGAGTGAGCAGCGGCGCTACATCCGCGAGGTGAGTGCGGCGGGCGCCTCGGCACTCGTCATCGAGCTCAGCGGTCGCGCCTTCACCACGATGCCCCCAGCAATGATCGACGAGGCCGAGCGGCTCGGCTTCCCCCTCATCGGCCTGGCGGACGAACTGCCGTTCGTCGAGGTGTCCGCCCAGGTACACGAGCTGATCGCGGATGAACGGAACTCCGATCTTGTCGCGTTCGAGCGTCTCAACGCGGACTTCATCCAGCTCCTGCTCGCCAGCCGCAACCATGTTTCGTTCGCCGAGGCGCTCGCCCATAACGTCGGCTCCCCCGTGGTTCTGGAGGACACCGATCACCAGGTCGTGGCCTACGCCGGCGGAACGACCGAAACCGATCTGCTGATGCGGAACTGGGGCCTGCACGCCAGGATGGCCCACCAGGCCGGTACCCCTGGGGGTCAGCACAACAAGTCCTCCATGGTCCAGTCCCACGACGAGCCGGGCTGCACCCGACGCATGATCGTGCTCAGGGGCGAGGCATGGGGCTGGATCCATGTCTTCCACGGCGATGGCGAGCTGACCGGTGTGCATGCCTACGCCCTCGACCGGGCCGCCGACACGATCGCCATCGCGCTGCTCGGAGACCGGGAGAGCGGTGTCCGGGCCTCGCACCGGCAGAGCTCGTTGATCAATCGGCTGCTCCTTGGCGACATCACCGGTGAGCAGTTCGTCGACCGGGCGCTGCGGGTGGGCCGTGACCTGCGGGACCGGCCTCTCGCCGTCGTCGTACTGTGCAAGGAGCCCGACTCGGACGGCGTGGCGGAGGCCGCGCTGGAACCCGCGCTGAAATCCCTGAAGGCGCCCGCCGTCGTAGCAGACATCGGCGATCACGTCCTCGCCGTGGTCGGTCTGACGAAACAGTTGTCTGCGCAACAGCTCGCCGACGAACTGGACACCCGCGGGGCCCGAGCCGGCGTCAGTCGCAGCGGTCCGGCCCGTCGGCTCGCGGATGCGGCACGGCAAGCGCGTACCGCAGCCTCCGTCGCCGCCACCCGCGAGAAGCCCACAGCGCTGCACTTCGACCGGCTCGGCGTCCTGCGTCTGCTCGTCGCGCTCGCCGAAGGCCCGGAGCTCAGGCGATACGTCGACGACGAACTCGGGCCGCTCCTGCGCCATGACGCGACCGAGGCGAACCCCCTGTTGCCGACCCTGCGGGCCTACCTCGCCGCGGACGGCAACAAGTCCCGCGCGGCGGAGACCCTCTTCATCCAGCGCCGCACGCTCTACTACCGCATCGAGCGACTCAACAGCCTGCTCGGCAGATCAGTGGACGACCCCGAGGTCCGCGGGGGCCTCTCACTCGCGCTACGAGCACTGGATCTCGTGGAGTCCGGCCAGCAGCTCCAGCCTCCCGGCCCGACGCGGAGGACCTGA
- the hisD gene encoding histidinol dehydrogenase, whose product MPVVLKSAASKNTVRSSRPDVVDTVAEVIADVRAHGDEAVRRYSMKFDAWDRASYRLGPDEIRSIVSGVPTSVLEDLRFVQRQVQNFAQAQRDSVHDFEIESLPGVYLGQRNIPVTAAGAYVPGGRYPLTASAHMTIVTAKVAGVERVAATTPPNEGAPPPISVTAMHLAGAEEIYVLGGVQAVAALALGTETIDPVNMVAGPGNAYVAEAKRQLFGEVGIDLFAGPTEVLIVADETADPFTIAVDLLSQAEHGPDSPAVLITTSREVGLGAIEHIDALLPGLPTGRVAGAAWRDHGEVLLVENQEEAFALADTYASEHVQIFTAEPRDALAGMRDYGALFLGQDTCVPYGDKVIGTNHVLPTLGAARYTGGLWVGKYLKTVTYQEIRDKDSSAMLGELCGRASRLENFEGHARSGDLRAARHGGAALPWADHDVRLGDARA is encoded by the coding sequence GTGCCCGTCGTACTCAAGTCCGCGGCGTCCAAGAACACTGTGCGCAGCAGTCGTCCCGATGTCGTCGACACCGTGGCTGAGGTCATCGCGGACGTGCGCGCCCATGGTGACGAGGCCGTCCGCCGCTACTCGATGAAATTCGACGCCTGGGACCGGGCCTCGTACCGGCTCGGTCCCGACGAGATCAGGTCGATCGTGTCCGGGGTCCCCACGAGCGTCCTGGAGGATCTGCGGTTTGTGCAGCGGCAGGTCCAGAATTTCGCTCAGGCGCAGCGCGACTCCGTGCATGATTTCGAGATTGAGTCGCTTCCGGGTGTTTACCTCGGCCAGCGCAATATTCCCGTGACCGCGGCAGGCGCTTATGTCCCCGGTGGCCGGTACCCGCTCACGGCGTCGGCCCACATGACCATCGTCACGGCGAAGGTCGCCGGTGTGGAACGGGTGGCCGCCACGACCCCGCCCAATGAGGGAGCCCCGCCGCCCATCAGCGTCACCGCGATGCACCTGGCCGGCGCCGAGGAGATCTATGTGCTCGGCGGTGTGCAGGCCGTGGCCGCTCTCGCGCTGGGGACCGAGACGATCGACCCGGTCAACATGGTGGCCGGTCCCGGCAACGCGTATGTGGCAGAGGCCAAGCGGCAGCTGTTCGGCGAGGTCGGCATCGATCTGTTCGCGGGCCCCACCGAGGTGCTGATCGTCGCGGACGAGACCGCGGACCCGTTCACCATCGCCGTGGACCTGCTCAGCCAGGCCGAGCACGGCCCCGATTCCCCCGCGGTGCTCATCACCACATCGCGCGAGGTCGGCCTGGGCGCCATCGAGCACATCGACGCGCTGCTGCCCGGTCTGCCGACCGGCAGGGTCGCCGGCGCGGCCTGGCGTGACCACGGTGAGGTGCTGCTGGTGGAGAACCAGGAGGAGGCATTCGCCCTGGCCGACACCTACGCCAGCGAGCATGTGCAGATCTTCACCGCCGAGCCACGGGACGCGCTCGCGGGGATGCGGGACTACGGGGCGCTGTTCCTCGGCCAGGACACGTGCGTCCCGTATGGCGACAAGGTCATCGGTACCAATCATGTCCTGCCGACGCTGGGTGCCGCCCGCTACACGGGCGGTCTGTGGGTCGGGAAGTATCTCAAGACCGTCACCTACCAGGAGATCCGCGACAAGGACAGCAGCGCGATGCTCGGTGAGCTCTGCGGGCGGGCCTCGCGGCTGGAGAACTTCGAGGGACACGCCCGCTCCGGCGATCTGCGCGCCGCACGCCACGGCGGTGCCGCCCTGCCCTGGGCCGACCACGACGTACGCCTCGGCGACGCAAGGGCGTAA
- a CDS encoding putative quinol monooxygenase — MTPIDAVSSPAVIELRQYTLRPGRREELIELFDREFIETQEETGMLVLGQFRDLDEPDRFVWLRGFEDMTVRHHALTAFYDGPVWAEHGPQANATMADSDNVLLLRPLTAGSGFTVRPSHRTRPGAPAPEGFVSATVWSFPPGQPEGIALIRHGLLPVLHETGPAPLAALTTETAHNTFARLPVRTGENAAVVFTSYPDERAHRRHMAEMRVHPRAREILTSIGREQTAVPRTLRLAPTSRSLLP, encoded by the coding sequence ATGACCCCCATCGACGCCGTCAGCAGCCCTGCTGTGATCGAGCTTCGCCAGTACACGCTGCGCCCCGGCCGGCGTGAGGAACTCATCGAACTCTTCGACCGGGAGTTCATCGAAACCCAGGAAGAGACCGGGATGCTCGTACTCGGCCAGTTCCGGGACCTGGACGAGCCGGACCGCTTCGTCTGGCTGCGCGGGTTCGAGGACATGACGGTACGGCACCATGCGCTGACCGCCTTCTACGACGGACCCGTCTGGGCAGAACACGGCCCCCAGGCCAACGCCACCATGGCCGACTCCGACAATGTGCTGCTGCTACGGCCCCTGACGGCCGGGAGCGGCTTCACCGTCCGCCCCTCCCACCGGACCCGACCCGGGGCGCCGGCACCGGAGGGATTCGTGTCCGCCACCGTGTGGTCCTTCCCTCCCGGACAGCCCGAGGGCATCGCACTCATCCGGCACGGCCTTCTGCCCGTCCTCCACGAGACCGGACCCGCGCCACTGGCCGCCCTCACCACCGAGACGGCGCACAACACCTTCGCCAGGCTGCCGGTCCGCACCGGAGAGAACGCCGCCGTCGTCTTCACCTCCTACCCCGACGAAAGGGCGCATCGCCGGCACATGGCCGAGATGCGGGTCCACCCCCGCGCCCGGGAAATCCTGACGAGCATCGGGAGAGAACAGACGGCGGTCCCCCGGACACTGAGACTGGCACCCACCAGCCGCTCGCTCCTCCCCTGA
- a CDS encoding helix-turn-helix transcriptional regulator gives MSAGRLLSLLLLLQSRGRVSARAVASELGVSVRTAYRDLARLQAAGIPVYAEPGRGGGYQLLEGYRTRLTGMSEGEARALFFAGLPGPAADLGLTAEVSAARLKLLAALPAGLREEAARTAAVFHLDAPAWYREPEPTPHLAVFVDALLTGRTVEVRYRRWRAPQEVGRRLRPYGLVLKSGIWYLVAAGESRIATYRVAQVLDAVPSEERFDRPQGFDLGAYWTSYLEDFQARRYTGTATVRLSPRGRRRLPDNVPPEVIRAVDSTAVPVGDDGWVEAVIPTESTDHACGELLRLGTDIEVLAPAGLRQAMTATVGALARTYGLH, from the coding sequence ATGTCCGCCGGCCGGTTGCTGTCGCTGTTGTTGTTGCTGCAATCCCGCGGCCGCGTCTCCGCACGCGCCGTCGCCAGTGAGCTGGGGGTGTCCGTGCGGACCGCCTACCGCGATCTGGCACGCCTCCAGGCCGCCGGTATCCCGGTCTACGCCGAGCCGGGCCGTGGGGGCGGCTATCAGCTGCTCGAGGGCTATCGCACGCGCCTGACCGGAATGAGCGAGGGCGAGGCGAGGGCGCTGTTCTTCGCCGGACTGCCCGGCCCGGCCGCTGACTTGGGCCTGACGGCGGAGGTGAGCGCCGCGCGGCTGAAGCTCCTGGCCGCGCTGCCGGCCGGGCTGCGTGAGGAGGCGGCGCGGACCGCGGCGGTGTTCCACCTGGACGCCCCCGCCTGGTACCGGGAACCCGAACCGACCCCGCACTTGGCCGTGTTCGTCGACGCGCTGCTCACCGGGCGTACGGTGGAGGTGCGCTACCGTCGCTGGCGCGCACCGCAGGAGGTCGGCCGCCGCCTGCGTCCCTACGGCCTGGTGCTCAAATCGGGTATCTGGTACCTCGTGGCCGCCGGGGAGAGCCGGATCGCCACCTACCGGGTCGCCCAAGTCCTCGACGCGGTCCCGAGCGAGGAGCGGTTCGACCGGCCGCAAGGATTCGACCTGGGCGCGTACTGGACCTCCTACCTCGAGGATTTCCAGGCACGCCGCTACACCGGCACCGCCACCGTCCGCCTGTCCCCGCGGGGACGCCGGCGCCTGCCCGACAATGTCCCCCCGGAGGTGATCCGGGCAGTGGACTCCACCGCGGTCCCCGTCGGCGACGACGGATGGGTCGAGGCCGTCATCCCGACCGAGAGCACCGACCACGCCTGCGGCGAGCTGCTGCGCCTCGGTACCGACATCGAGGTCCTCGCACCGGCCGGACTGCGCCAGGCCATGACGGCCACTGTGGGCGCACTCGCCCGGACGTACGGACTCCACTGA